The following are encoded in a window of Panicum virgatum strain AP13 chromosome 5N, P.virgatum_v5, whole genome shotgun sequence genomic DNA:
- the LOC120673236 gene encoding aldehyde dehydrogenase family 2 member C4-like: protein MAAANGSGGKGFEVPKVEVRFTKLFINGQFVDAVSGKTFETRDPRTGEVIANIAEGDKADVDLAVKAAREAFDNGPWPRMSGYERGRILYKFADLIDQHVEELAMLDTVDAGKLFLVGKVWDIPGAAHLLRYYAGAADKIHGETLKMAQRMHGYTLKEPVGVVGHIVPWNYPTTMFFFKVSPALAAGCTVVVKPAEQTPLSALFYAHLAREAGVPDGVLNVVPGFGPTAGAAVASHMDVDKLSFTGSTEVGRLVMKAAAESNLKPISLELGGKSPVVIFDDADLDMAVKLVNFATYTNKGEICVAGSRVYVQEGIYDAFVKKAAELAKKSVVGDPFNPRVNQGPQVDKDQYEKVLKYIDIGMREGATLVTGGKPCGDKGYYIEPTIFTDVKDDMSIVQDEIFGPVMALMKFKTVEEVIQKANNTRYGLAAGIVTKNIDIANTVSRSIRAGAIWINCYLAFDPDAPFGGYKMSGFGKDMGMDGLEKYLQTKTVVTPLYNTPWL from the exons atggcggctGCGAATGGGAGCGGCGGCAAGGGGTTCGAGGTGCCCAAGGTGGAGGTCAGGTTCACCAAGCTCTTCATCAACGGCCAGTTCGTCGACGCCGTCTCCG GTAAGACGTTCGAGACCCGGGACCCGCGCACCGGCGAGGTCATCGCCAACATCGCCGAGGGCGACAAGGCCGACGTCGACCTCGCCGTCAAGGCCGCCCGGGAGGCCTTCGACAATGGCCCCTGGCCCAGGATGTCGGGCTAT GAGCGGGGCCGGATCCTGTACAAGTTCGCGGACCTGATCGACCAGCACGTCGAGGAGCTGGCGATGCTGGACACGGTGGACGCCGGCAAGCTCTTCCTCGTCGGCAAGGTCTGGGACATCCCGGGCGCCGCGCACCTGCTGCGCTActacgccggcgccgccgacaaGATCCACGGCGAGACGCTCAAGATGGCGCAGCGGATGCACGGGTACACGCTCAAGGAGCCCGTCGGCGTCGTCGGCCACATCGTGCCCTGGAACTACCCCACCACCATGTTCTTCTTCAAGGTCAGcccggcgctcgccgccgggtGCACCGTCGTCGTCAAGCCCGCCGAGCAGACGCCGCTCTCCGCGCTCTTCTACGCGCACCTCGCCAGGGAGGCCGGCGTCCCCGACGGCGTGCTCAACGTCGTGCCCGGGTTCggccccaccgccggcgccgccgtcgcctcgcaCATGGACGTCGACAAGCTGAGCTTCACCGGGTCCACGGAGGTCGGGAGGCTCGTCATGAAGGCGGCCGCCGAGAGCAATCTCAAACCCATCTCGCTTGAGCTGGGCGGCAAGTCCCCGGTCGTCATCTTCGATGACGCCGACCTCGACATGGCCGTGAAACTGGTCAACTTCGCCACGTACACGAACAAG GGCGAGATCTGTGTCGCCGGCTCGCGCGTCTATGTGCAGGAAGGGATCTACGACGCGTTCGTGAAGAAGGCGGCCGAGCTCGCCAAGAAATCGGTGGTCGGGGACCCGTTCAACCCGCGTGTCAACCAAGGCCCACAG GTTGACAAAGACCAGTACGAGAAGGTTCTCAAGTACATTGATATCGGAATGCGTGAAGGCGCCACGCTGGTCACCGGAGGGAAGCCCTGCGGTGACAAGGGGTACTACATTGAGCCCACCATCTTCACGGACGTAAAG GATGACATGTCGATCGTGCAAGATGAAATTTTTGGACCGGTGATGGCGCTCATGAAATTCAA GACTGTTGAAGAGGTCATTCAGAAAGCAAACAACACCCGGTATGGCCTAGCCGCTGGCATCGTGACTAAGAACATTGACATCGCAAACACGGTATCGCGATCCATCCGCGCAGGCGCCATCTGGATCAACTGCTACCTTGCCTTCGACCCTGACGCGCCATTCGGTGGATACAAGATGAGCGGGTTCGGCAAGGACATGGGCATGGACGGCCTTGAGAAGTATCTGCAGACGAAGACCGTGGTCACACCCCTATATAACACACCCTGGCTCTGA